CCAAATCCATTTCTTCCACTCTCCTCGTTTCCCTAACCATTAATACTTTTCTCTTATTCTCCTCCATGGTGAATGCTAGTTATTATGAAAAGATCTCCCCAACACAGCTAGGTTTCAAAGAGGAGAAGCTCACCCACCTTCGCTTCTTCTTCCATGACATTGTAACAGGCCCGAAGCCCTCCATGGTCATATCCGTCGAGTCACCCATCAAGGATAAGTCCAAGTCTCCACTGCCCTTCGGATCTATTGCGGTGATGGAGGACCCATTGACGTTGGGTCCCGAACTCGATTCCAACCTTATTGGAAAGGCCCAAGGGTTTTACATGACAGTGTCTCAGGAAGCTGAGTTGTACTTGGAGTTAATAATGGGAATGACATTTACATTTATGGAAGGTGAATTCAATGGGAG
This is a stretch of genomic DNA from Lotus japonicus ecotype B-129 chromosome 1, LjGifu_v1.2. It encodes these proteins:
- the LOC130732689 gene encoding pterocarpan synthase 1-like — protein: MSNSSKSISSTLLVSLTINTFLLFSSMVNASYYEKISPTQLGFKEEKLTHLRFFFHDIVTGPKPSMVISVESPIKDKSKSPLPFGSIAVMEDPLTLGPELDSNLIGKAQGFYMTVSQEAELYLELIMGMTFTFMEGEFNGSTITIMGRNAISSPIKEMPIIGGTGAFRFARGFVQPKTHRVDYYKGNVVVEYNVYVFHYSSPSLSHEI